The genome window GAAAAGCACTTTGTATGGCACTTGTAGATGGGTAGCTCAATGTTAATTCACATTAATGACAAGTCAATTCTGGACCCCTCTGGAATGTTTGAAGGTGGTATTTTTTAAACAATAAATTAATTGGACAATTTTGGAGCTGACCTCAATATTGGTCAccaataaaaacaacaaaaaaaaaggcaaGTCTGGTTGTCAAAGTTACAGCTATGGTGTTTCTCTAGGGATAGAGCCAATTCAACAAATAAAATCCAATGGCAGAACAAGCAGTCATTTAAAAGGGACCTCTGCAGAGCACTGCAATGGTTCTTAAAAAAGTCTACTTCTTATGGGGCCAGGTCCTCTCAACCTCAAAAATTCTACCACCTCTGTCTGTTCTTGTTACCTCCAGAAGCCACCAGCCTGGACCGACTCCACCCATTGACAACTGGTCCCCAGAAAGGCCAATGAAAGGAAAATATGAAAAATGGTTTGTGTCTGAGTGCATTTGTCACAGTATAAATTAATTTTTGCACATTCATGACTTTTGTGTGGATCCAATGAAAATGTATCTTCAATATTTGACACTTaaattttgtggggaagatttaTCAGATTAAAAGTGAAGTTGTTGATGTATTTTTGTGGTCATTCAACACAGAGATCTTAAATTTAAAGACAAGCCTGTGTTACCcacatttatttgtttttattttaagagATATGGTGCAGAAAAGGCCCTTCTGACTCATCAAGCCACACCCCCGAACAACCCCCAATATAACCCTAaactaatcatggggcaatttacaatgaccagttaacctcctAACCatcaagtctttggactgtggaaggaattcAGAGGTCCTGGAGAAAACCCGCACACTCCACAGGGAGAACGCACAACCTCCTCACAGATGATGTCAAATTGAaatctgaactccaatgccctaagctgtaataacattgtgctaactgctacactactgtagcGCACATGCTCCAGAACCATTAATGAAATGATGAAATGCCAGAGAAAACAACTGGGTTAAAGGCCAATGCAATGGTAGTGGATGCTACAAGTATTTGTACCAGAGATCAGTGCTTGTACACATAACAATACTGTTACacagacaaaatgttggaaaaattcattgtcagtcagtatctatggggaagagaataaacagtcaatgtttcaggccaatacccttcatcagaGCTTAGTTAATCCCactatagatgttgtctgacttgtTGAGGTCGTCAACCATTTTTGTctatgttgctcaggatttccaacatttcctgAATCATCAGTGTCTAACAGTGATGTTAGCCTAGTACTGTTCGTAATAATCTTTTGCACAGGTATAAAACATAATTATAGATGAGAAAAATAAaccatttaaaaagaaaaataacattTTGAATAGGTGGCAAGTTCAGGTAAAATAAAAAACTAGTTACAAACACTAAAGTTCTCAGTTAATTGTTTTGGTGCAAATAAAATAACTAAACATATATCCCAATGACTCAATACGAAAGTAAAAAACAGAGGCAATATTGACAGTTAAGAAGCCACTTAAAGAGTAAACTATTAACCGTAACCAAATATACTGAAGCACCACAGTACATAGCACAAAATTGAAAACAGTGGAATACTAACTCTGCAGATTTCCAGAAGTGACCTGGATGGGAAAGTCGCCTGTTCAGCTTCGGCAGTTTTTCAAGCATGTCCATCAGCTGAGAAAAAGTTGGTCTTTCACTCTGACTATGAGACCAACATGCAGAGAGAATTTCCTATGGAATAAGCAGAACAGGtcatcaatgtttcaggtctTCCTTTAGTGGCAGGGTTTTGGTCTCTGGATACAGTTTCAAGTGGCAATTTGTCATGTACTCCAGCATAGAGATGAGAAATTAATGCAGACCTTGCCAACAATATCTATAATTCTATACATGACTAAACATGGTCCACAACTTTAAAAAGTCTTTAATATCACTTCAGTTTTCAGTCACCTCAATCTTCATTTCAGTGTGTTCACACCATaacttcgactgtactcttttccatagatgctgcttagcctgctgagttcctctagcattttatgtgcgttTCAGTGTGCTTGTTCATTTCTATACCCACTCCTCTTTGATCTAAACTTTCAATTTACGTTCAACTTGGCAGCTGTGACAGACCACTGAATCCCTTGGCCTGACGACAGCCCCAACTCTGCATTGCTGTCAACCCATAATAATTTTTCACTCGTTTCAAATATTCAACTCCTCAATTGTTTCATGCCCAATGCATGCAGCTTGCAAGCTTTCTCTGCAATCACAGGTTTCCTGCTGATTCTCAGCATTGTTCCTATACCACAAAGTCTTGAGAATTGGTATTTGAGGTGGCTATTGTATATTGTTTCCATGTGTTGGTGAGTAGTAAAATCTGGAGAGGAACTGATGGATGTTTCAGTTTAGGAGTTAGGTAAATGTGTCAGCACAAGTGGGTTAAAGAATCTTGTTTTTGTACTGCATAATTCAACAACCATGAAGAGAATTTTATAGACTCATGGTTCTAAAGGGAAAAATATCTTAAATGGGCAATCTTTCTTTTAAAACACGGATCTCCCTCATGAAAATATCTTTTCCACAACACAATATTATCCCTAATTAAGGAGGCCAACACTATAAAATGGGTTGCAAATGTGGTATGATCGAAGCTCTATGTAACTGAGCATGAGCTTCCTACTGATATTCAAGTTCTCTTGGAATAAATAACATTCTGTTAATTATCCAAATTATTGTTATGCCAACATAAAGGCCTTTTGAGAGTCATACACAAGGATGCCATACCcactttctctgcatctcagagttCTGTAATCTTGCATCATTTAGAGAAATATTTATTTTATAGTTTTCCTGCTAAACTGGAAAATTTACTATTTTCCCATATTATTCTACATTGGCAAGCTCTTTGACCAGTCACGTTACGGATTAATTTCTATTGATCCATAAGTATTTCCAGATTGATTGTTTCTTTTATTAGAAAGAGAGAACTGACAAACCAACCAAAACTTGTTATTTCCAACAAGCTAATGAAGAAGATAAAGTTGCATCACTAAGTCAATAGCAATGATCCAGCCTGGAGTTAAAACAAACTATGTATCATATACAAacaaaatggtgaaggaactcaccaggtcaggtagtatctatggaaaggaacagactttttttcccatagatactgcctgacctgctgagttccttcagcatttcgtaTGTGTTACCCTAGAtattcagcatctacagaacctcCTGTATTTATATGTACAGAAACAGAACATTGGCTACTTTGCTCTACAAAGGTATAAGTGCTAACTAATGAACTTATTGATAAAGACATTGTGTTCACTATCAGAAATCTCTAAAACTACAATTGCTACAATTTTAGAGATTGTAAACAGTTAAAAATAGCATTTTAATTATAAAATATAGGGTCACAAATATGTTTATCAAATTTCCTCTTAAACAAAAGAACACTGATGATTTGAATTcctgttaatttaaaaaaaagtgtggtTGGTGTCAAAATATTTTGAAATTAAGATATCACTGCAGAAATTCTACTATCATTGCGCAATCTTTAGCACTTTCACAAACAATTAGCTGTCCTATGTTTATACTCACTCACCGTTATTTCTTTTCCAAATGAAATCTGAGCCAAAAGATTATTTACTCCTTTCCCACTACCAACTTGCCAGATGATTGCCTCTACTGGTTGATTCTTAAATGGCCAATCCCTTGCTTGAAGTTCATACCAAATAGTTCTGCAAAAGTAAGGaagttaaatgaaaataaaaaactatacacaaattcAGTATTAAAAAGCCCAGTTTAAAACAGGTTGTAAATTTAAACCATCCACATATATTCAGAACcctcttcattaggtacacctgctcgttaatgcaaatatctaatcagccaagcatgtggcagcaattcagtgcacaaaagcatgcagacatggtcaaaagattcagttgttgttcaaatcaagcatcagaatgaggaagaattgTGATAAattactttgaccatggaatgattgttggaccataagacataggagcagaattaggcctttcagcccattgaggttcctctgccattccatcatagctgaactcagatcccactcaaccccatacatctgccttctcgccaccctttgatgccctgaccgatcaggaaactatcaacttccgccttaaatatactgaTGGACTTGGCCTCTACCACAGTCTGTggtagatttactactctctgttaaaaaaaatccctccttatctctgttccaaagggtccccctcaattctgaggctgtgctctagttctggatacctccaccacaggaaacatcctctccacatccaccttatctagtcttttcaacattcagtagggttcaatgagatccaaCCCCACCGCTGCCAcagcatttttctaaattccagtgtaaacTCCAATAGCTCCTCATATGTTGGTGACAGAcaaggtggtttgaatatctcagaaactgctgatcttcggGATATGcacagcctctagagtttacagagaatgctttgaataacaaaaaaaaaacatccagagagtggcaattctgtggacaaaaatgtcCTGTTTGTGAGAGAGGTcataggagaatggccagactgtttcgaGCTGACAGCTCAAAtaatcacatgttacaacagtggtgtgtgtgcAGAAGGGCACCTCTGAACACACAATgttcgaaccttgaagtgaatgggctacagcagaagatcaCACCGGGTTCCAATCctatggctactttattaggtatgatcctgtacctaataaaatggccactgagtgtagaccgTAATGACCCATCTGATTAAACAGCTCTATTGAATCCTCTTAAATTAAAAGCTATATGGAGAATGAGGATTGATAAAGCCTAAAAAAAAGCACTAAATGGTTTTCTAAGAAAATAAAAACCTTGGAATTACACATGTAAAACAAAAATTACTTATTTTCATACCAGTTATTATCTACAATTAATAGACAAGCATTGATAACTTTAAAATCATACCCAAATGCATATACATCTCCTGCCTTTGAAAATGGGAGCTTGTCTTCATCCTTGCCTGGATACATTTCTTGGACTATTTCAGGAGCTACATAGCACAACCAACCATTTGGCAGCTTCAACTCATTTTCTCTTCTGTCATAATTTTAAGGACAAAATTAAAGACAACATTAATAACTTCATTGAAAAATTAGAAACATATTTCAAATTAAATAGCTTTGTAAATCTTTATAAGATTTACCATATTTTAAAAGTACAGCTGTCAATGGTCATCAACAGTCCTCAAACATTTAGTTCAAGAATATTTCACTATTTGGACCATCAGAGACAAATATCATCACATCCTTACCCAATGTTTAAGCCCAGATTTTTAGCTACAACAGCAATTCTGAAAGATCAATATTCTACTTTCCAGATCAGCAATAATAGTGGCTCCCTTTACAATTCAAGCAACTGATGTGTGAACAATGTTGTCTGATTTAGAACGAAGTTACATGGTTAATTTCAGTAGAACTAAAAGCATTTTCtcattaaaatacaaaatcacaGCAGGGCACCAAGAAATGTACACGAGCAAGACAAATTGGCAGAATTTACTGTGGTACTTCTGTGAAACTCCTCAAATCAATGAGATGTATCTATATGTAGAGAGAACAATGAGGCATACAACattaatatacactcagtggccactattaGGTGcagctgttcattaatgcaaacatataaTCAGCCATTCATCTGGTAGCAATTCCATACAGAAAAACATGTAGACATGACCAAGAGGTTCCATTATTGttcagttcaaacatcagaatggggaaaagtgactttgactgtagaatgattcttggtgctagatgggatggcttgagtatctcaagctgctgatctcctgggatcttcacatacaacagtctctagcgtttacagagaatagtgtgaaaaaaaaaatcatccagtgggtgaaaactccttgttaatgagaggggtcaccgcagaatggccagactggttcaagatgacaggaaagtgacagtaactcaaaacaacagtggtgtgcagaagagcatctcttgaAAACATAGCATATTGAGCCTTGAAGTGGACgagctacagcagctgaagactaCACCAGGTaccattcctgtacctaataaacacTGAGTGTATACTAACCTTGCAATACTCAGCCTTTTATAGAAACTCAGTTTAGGAATGTTATTTCCTTCAATGCAGAGTTAACACGATTAACCTCTCATTCACAAGCAGAATATTGCCATAGGTACAGCACATGACTATGATTTATGGTCAATTGATATAGAGGGAACTAGCTATTAACTATAAAAAGTCTCTCTTCATCTTAAATTAAAATTGGTGTTTTAAATTGTGTTTAATCAAAAAAGATGCATTTCATTAATTTCagcttttcaatattttatttgCATACTAACTTTAAACTGTCAAAccttttaataaaaaaaatttaaaggttGGCCTACTTAAGTTGTCGCCTGTTTATTTTGGTCACTTAGCTTTCTGTTGGCACAGCAATATCAATCTTTCCAATTGAGTCAAATTGTTGCAAAATTCCTGTTTGGGAAATCATGTAAGTTTAATGCTACGAATCAACCTTATCAACTATCTAAGATTGAGTATTTATCTATTGATTAATCCATCCACATAGTTGTAAGTGGAGGGAATGAAACTCACACAAAAGAGGCAGCATACACTTGATAAGGAGTAAAGTAGTAATTACTGCAATTATACAGGTCCTTGTTGGGAACACAAGttgaatattgtgtgcagctttacAATCCTCATCCAAAGAATGACCTTGGCATGGAGGGGTCACCAGACTGATTCCTGATTTGCCAGGACAAATGTACAAAGGTAGATTGAACCAGTTAGTGCTTATAAATTGTGGAGTATATAATAACCATTGAATGTATACTAACCTTGCAATAGCCAGCCTTGCATACAAACTCAGTTTAGGAATGTTTAGCAGGGGACCTTATTAAAATTTATAAAATCCTGTGGGATTGATCAGAATATATGGTGGGCAACACAGCCCAGTTATTCAGGactgaggtgaggagaaatttcttcacccaagGACTACTGAACTTGTGGATTTCTTTACCACAGGTAAAATATATTCAAGGAGGAGCTAGATATACTAGTTAAAAGTTTAGGGGATTAAGAGAGAAAACAGGAACCAGGTAATAAATTTGGATAGCCAGCCATGATCACACAATGATAGTGAGCTTGAAACCTCTATAAAACCTCACAGCCACAAAGTAACATGGACAGAGCAACCAGTATTTCCAGAAGGAAACAATACAAGGGAAGGAGGAAAAGAACAGCATATAAAGTTTTCAAATTGCAGTTAACCCTGATTGCCAAAGTGAGTGCATTCGTGTCTTACCTGTCTTCCTGTACTACACCAGATATACCAAATAGTCCAAAATCGGTGATAACAACTTTTCCATTGTCATAAAAGATATTCTTTGACTTCAAATCCTTATGCACAATCCCCCTTGCATGAAGGTATCCCATCCcctagaattaaaaaaaaatctcttaagTGTGGAAAACAGATTTAAGAGAAAGAATTTTCTGCACAAGTACAATAAAAACAAGCCTACAGAGAATTAATATGTTAAAAAACAAaagcaagatcaaaaatgaaaaACTGCTGGACACTGCTCAGTCCTTCAGCTACATGGATCAGAAAAAATGCAAACAATATAAAACTTAAAAATAGTTTGTAGAATTTGAAATTTTTTCCTGGACAGAAAAATACATTTTATATtaaggttcaaaagttcaaagtaaatttattttcaaagtatgtatatggcaCATAtattactctgagattcattttcttgcaggcaaatacaataggatatatgaaaaactacaaagaatgacaaacaacaaatgagTAAAAGAAATAAGCATaagaaattaaataaaaaaaGATAATATTTGGAACATGAGTTTAATGTCATAAAAAGTGGGTCCTTAGGTTGTGGATTcacttcagagttgaggtgagtgaaattatccatgatgATTTAGGAGCATGAttctggtggtatgggacccaaggctcccgtaactccttcccaatggcagcagcgagaagagaccatgacctggatggtgggggtccttaacgatggatgctgctttcttgtgacaacagtgcttgtggatgtgctcagtggtggaaggTACAGTGGAGAACATGAGAAAACAGGAATAGGAATCAGCCACTTTCAGCAGTTAAAACCATTATACATAGGAGAAGAATCAGGCTactcaacccatcgagtctgctctgcattccatcatagctgatttattatccctcttaatcctattctcctgccttcttccatgtaacctttgatgtcctgactaaccaagaacctatcacacTCTATttgaaatatactcaatgatttggcctccacagctatccatggcaatgaattcaaacagattcaccacctcatcTCTTctcattccttctcatctctgttctcaatagacatccctctattctgagactgtgcccgctggtcctagactcacacactatagtaaatatcctctccacatccactctgtctaagcctttcaatatttgatagttttcaatgagatctcaccccccccccccattcttctaaattgcagtgagtgcagacccagaACTATCAAGCCCACCTCATATgtaacccttcattcctggaattattcttgtgaacctactCTGCAGAGTCtctaataccagcacatcttagataaggggcccaaaatcgctcacaatactccaagtggagcCTAATTaatcccttataaagcctcagcatcacatccttgctcttatattctagcccttttgaaatgaatgcttaatattgcatttgccttccttactaccacctcaacctgcaagttaatctttaaggaatcctgcacaaggactctaagAAATATTCAAAAAGTAAATTTGTACTGAAACCCTCTTTTATAGTGTCAGCGATCACCAATCATGGTTCGAatcctgttgctgtctgtaaggagtttgttcattctacccatgactgcatggatttcctccaggtattccagtttccacccacattccaaaaacatacagtTAGGGGTTGAGAGATGTGGGCATGTTATGATGGCACTGGAAGCGTAGAAACACTTTCAGACTGCCTCCAGAACAAccatcagactgtgttggtcactgacgcaaaacaacacattttattgtatgtttaatatttctatttgcatgtgacaaataaagctaattttttaaaaatcttcctttatataaacttacttttataaTTTCCTGTGCAATCAGTCTTGTCTTGTTAATATCCAGTGTAGTTTTGGAATCTCTTACAAATGAGAAGAGTGTTCGTCCTTTACAGAAACTATAAAAAATACATTTGGTCACATGCTGAAAATATCTAATCACATTCAATGTTTAGAATTAGGACTTCCGGGAAGGCAAACTAGAAGAGAAATTATAAATGAAAACAGCATATTTAGCCAAACAACAACCTTTTTAATTATCTTCTAGACCTTTCAATGAGCAAGTGAGAGAAGTTTGGTGAAAACAGGCTAGCTGGCCAGTGTGCCAATGCATTTTGAGAGAAAAGCATAATATGTAAAGTGCCAAGTTCttctgctgaacctctggctaacTGAATCATAAAGTAAAATTTGATGAAGAACCTGGAGTATTTCTTGCTTTCTACCAATCTCCATTTGTCTGTTAATAAAAGTTTTGCATCAAGACAGGGCCAGCATAATGCATCTATTTTGCACCAACATAACAATGCAGAACTTCaattacctttttttaaaaatcctgttCAAATAATTACTACTTTTTAAAGAGAAAAATAACTTCAGCTTTACACAAATTCAACTGCTGAGCAAGATAATCTTGACACTGTTGAACAAAACAGGGATATGATACAAAAGTATAAAAGAAGCACTCATACTTTACCTACCTTGTAATAATGGCTAAATGAGGTGGGTGCATACAAGCTCCCATGAAAAGTACCACATTTTCATGCCTTGTTTGACGATAAGTCATCACTTCTTTTTTAAATAATTTCAGGTGATCCTGATTATTTCCATCAATCTCTAACAACCTAATCGCCACTTCTCCATGCCAGCGTCCTTTGTGAACTTTCCCCCATCTCCCTTGGCCTATCAGGTCTCCAACTTCCAATTCATGAAAAGGGATGTCCCACTCTTGTAAGAAGACACTTGTCTGGCTGGCTTTGCGAAAAATTGGCCCTTTCCAGTACGGTCTAGAACTTGGCAAATCATCAACCTCATCAGTCTCATATTCCAATTCTGACTTATTAGCCTCATCTTCAAGTGCTCGCTCTTCAGTCTGAAAAGAAAACAGAACAATGGGAATGTAATTGTGCAAATGAAACTTTGATCTGATTATTAAACAATTATTTTTAGTCCTATTTTCACCAATGTCCCACCATAATTCCACTCACTCTTATAAATTGTACCTAGTAGGTAATCTGGTTCAATGCTTTCTTTGACTTCAGACTTGAGCCAGACCAAGATTTACCCTCAGGAAATTTTGCTTCCTATGTATTCTCGTCTAGTCGTTTAGAAAGAGCAAAGCTACTGAAACTACTCAAGTTGACTGAAAATAAATTCCCACcacaaaaaaaaagctgcaggagCTAACACAGAGCCACTGCGTCGTGATGGAAATTTCTAATTTAAAATTTTAACAAGCGCACCTTCTTCTCAATAGTGCACTGTCAAGTGAGACAGCTATACTTGAACCTCTAAGAGTGCAACTCTGATTTAGCACTGACAATCAGGCCCAAAGACCCACATGAATGCTCTAGAGCTGTCTATGACAGAGTCTTGTTGAGGTTTCTTATTTCGTGGTGTAAATGAAGAGTGTGGAAGGAGGGAATAAATAGGAGTTCAGCAATCATGGGAATTTATCAAGATGAAAAGGCAAGCAAGATATGTAATGCAAATATTTATTGGTTTTATATACTTTAAAGGGCTTAATGTTGGAATGGTCATTATAGCCATTTCAGATCTCAATAGGTTCAATGTAAcgtgagaaatgtatacaatatacatcctgaaattcttccttGATCAAATTGATTATCTTAATTAATCTTACACAATTGTCGAAATGCCTAGATGAAGTACGTGCACTTTTTTGGCAGCTAATGTTACATAGGCAATTTACATTTTTGTCTGAAGAAAATAATCAACAGTAGTATTTATACCTCAAAAAGGAGGATCCCATtaacccatcattaaggatccccatcacacagaacatgccctcttctcattgttaccatcaaggaggtacaggagcctgaagatacatactcagtgttttaggaacagcttcttcccctcctccaacaGAGTTTTGAATGGGTCATGAACTCACTAACTCACAACTTTTTTTcgtttttttgctctctttttgcactacatatatcttactgtaatttatagttttattattataatgtattgctgctgcaaaacaaattcatgacatgccagtgatattaaacaagaTTCTGATTCATCAGGTTAAAGCTTCATTCTTAAGTGCGTGTAAGTAGCTACACCGACTTCACACACAAATCTATAGCTTTGAATCACGAAATTTTACTTCAGTATGCAACAAAAGCACAGTAAAGCATATTGAAgatcgtt of Hypanus sabinus isolate sHypSab1 chromosome 6, sHypSab1.hap1, whole genome shotgun sequence contains these proteins:
- the ksr1a gene encoding kinase suppressor of Ras 1 isoform X7 — translated: MQHRDFGLSITHRFSTKSWLSQTCQVCQKNMMFGVKCKHCRLKCHNKCTKEAPPCRISFPQITKIRRTESVPSDINNSVDRPGEPQFATLPKTPHKKDHAPVPLDSSSNPSSTTSSTPSSPAPFPSSNPPSATPPPNPSPKGHRDRFKFPDVPSPTLHVTSQPETSEDTNTVEEAETDAVEEIDAETEERALEDEANKSELEYETDEVDDLPSSRPYWKGPIFRKASQTSVFLQEWDIPFHELEVGDLIGQGRWGKVHKGRWHGEVAIRLLEIDGNNQDHLKLFKKEVMTYRQTRHENVVLFMGACMHPPHLAIITSFCKGRTLFSFVRDSKTTLDINKTRLIAQEIIKGMGYLHARGIVHKDLKSKNIFYDNGKVVITDFGLFGISGVVQEDRRENELKLPNGWLCYVAPEIVQEMYPGKDEDKLPFSKAGDVYAFGTIWYELQARDWPFKNQPVEAIIWQVGSGKGVNNLLAQISFGKEITEILSACWSHSQSERPTFSQLMDMLEKLPKLNRRLSHPGHFWKSADIYNN
- the ksr1a gene encoding kinase suppressor of Ras 1 isoform X6 produces the protein MEKYSLHVPRGSPQMQHRDFGLSITHRFSTKSWLSQTCQVCQKNMMFGVKCKHCRLKCHNKCTKEAPPCRISFPQITKIRRTESVPSDINNSVDRPGEPQFATLPKTPHKKDHAPVPLDSSSNPSSTTSSTPSSPAPFPSSNPPSATPPPNPSPKGHRDRFKFPDVPSPTLHVTSQPETSEDTNTVEEAETDAVEEIDAETEERALEDEANKSELEYETDEVDDLPSSRPYWKGPIFRKASQTSVFLQEWDIPFHELEVGDLIGQGRWGKVHKGRWHGEVAIRLLEIDGNNQDHLKLFKKEVMTYRQTRHENVVLFMGACMHPPHLAIITSFCKGRTLFSFVRDSKTTLDINKTRLIAQEIIKGMGYLHARGIVHKDLKSKNIFYDNGKVVITDFGLFGISGVVQEDRRENELKLPNGWLCYVAPEIVQEMYPGKDEDKLPFSKAGDVYAFGTIWYELQARDWPFKNQPVEAIIWQVGSGKGVNNLLAQISFGKEITEILSACWSHSQSERPTFSQLMDMLEKLPKLNRRLSHPGHFWKSADIYNN